One genomic region from Henningerozyma blattae CBS 6284 chromosome 2, complete genome encodes:
- the SRT1 gene encoding ditrans,polycis-polyprenyl diphosphate synthase (similar to Saccharomyces cerevisiae SRT1 (YMR101C); ancestral locus Anc_2.452) translates to MILFLRQLIKNIIDTIIAIQQNIDTNIHLLLFKYNQVIIGPVKKSSIFLTIHSRFQTVLINILKLGPIPEHVSFIMDGNRRYAKSNNLPLKKGHEAGGIRLLSLLYFCKKVGINCVSTYAFSIENFNRPKNEIDLLIKLFNNKIDEFLKRSNDISDQLYGANLKIVGNVKLLSEELQVKIQNLNEKCDNSKEDKSTQFTVYVCMPYTSRDDIYNTINKTVQTTTDSSTINVESFTKSMYLKDFSNECDILIRTSGHRRLSDYMLWQTHNNSSIYFSKYLWPDFNFFQLFLILLNWSFFTSISRFYSHAMNNDTTISFTKKKGINLNDLPPPPKSISITGSSE, encoded by the coding sequence atgattttatttttaagacaattaataaagaatattattgatacaATAATTGCAATAcaacaaaatattgataccaacattcatttattattatttaaatataatcaaGTCATAATAGGGCCTGTTAAAAAATCGTCGATTTTTTTGACGATCCATTCTAGATTTCAAActgttttaattaatattttgaaattaggACCTATTCCAGAGCATGTATCATTTATTATGGATGGTAATAGAAGGTATGCTAAATCCAATAATTTACCCTTAAAGAAAGGTCATGAGGCTGGTGGGATTCGACTtctatcattattatatttctgTAAAAAAGTTGGGATTAATTGTGTATCTACATATGCATTTTCTATTGAGAATTTTAATCGACCAAAGAATGAAATTgatcttttaattaaattattcaataataagATTGACGAGTTTTTAAAGAGATCCAATGATATTAGCGACCAATTGTATGGAGctaatttaaagattgtGGGGAatgttaaattattatcgGAAGAATTACAAgtgaaaattcaaaatttaaatgaaaaatgtGATAATTCTAAAGAGGATAAATCCACTCAATTCACAGTATATGTTTGTATGCCATATACATCGAGAgatgatatatataataccATTAATAAAACGGTACAAACAACCACTGATAGTTCCACGATCAATGTGGAAAGTTTCACCAAATCGATGTATTTAAAGGATTTTTCTAATGAATGTGACATTTTGATTCGTACGAGTGGACATCGTCGATTAAGTGATTATATGTTGTGGCAAACACATAATAATAgttctatttatttttctaaatatttatggcctgatttcaattttttccaattatttttaatcttaTTGAATTGGTCATTTTTCACCTCGATTTCCAGATTTTATTCGCATGCGATGAATAATGATACTACCATTTCGTTCACCAAGAAAAAGGGAATCAATCTCAATGACTTGCCTCCCCCACCAAAGAGTATTTCTATTACGGGGAGTTCTGAGTGA